The proteins below come from a single Benincasa hispida cultivar B227 chromosome 4, ASM972705v1, whole genome shotgun sequence genomic window:
- the LOC120076202 gene encoding secreted RxLR effector protein 161-like, producing MTGCKPAVTLVEVNNNLVESVDDISVNKERYQRLVGKLIYLSHTRPDISYVVSLVSQFMQAPYVRHMEAVTQILRYLKSTPGKGLMFRKNDRRCIEAYTYSDWAGSVTDRKSTLGYYTFVWGNLVTWRSKKQGVVARSSIEAEYRAMSLGICEEIWLKKVLVDLHQEGHDPMRLYCDNKAAINIANNPI from the coding sequence ATGACTGGATGTAAACCTGCAGTTACTCTGGTTGAGGTTAACAATAATCTGGTAGAGTCAGTAGACGACATCTCAGTGAACAAGGAAAGATATCAACGACTTGTAGGGAAGCTGATATACCTCTCACACACCAGACCTGATATTTCATATGTAGTGAGTTTGGTAAGCCAGTTTATGCAAGCCCCATATGTGAGACACATGGAAGCTGTTACTCAGATTCTGAGATATCTGAAGTCAACACCTGGAAAGGGCTTGATGTTCAGGAAAAATGATAGAAGATGCATCGAAGCCTACACATACTCAGACTGGGCCGGTTCTGTTACTGATAGAAAGTCAACCTTGGGGTATTATACATTCGTATGGGGAAATCTAGTTACATGGAGGAGTAAGAAACAGGGTGTCGTGGCTAGAAGCAGTATCGAAGCTGAATATAGAGCTATGAGcttgggtatttgtgaggaaatttggttgaagaaggtATTAGTAGATCTTCATCAAGAGGGTCATGACCCGATGAGACTCTACTGTGACAACAAGGCTGCCATTAATATTGCTAATAACCCTATTTAG